The Arachidicoccus terrestris genome includes the window ATGAAAACGATAAAATTGAATAACTTAAAATATATGTGGATGCTGACGACAGCATTGGTTTGTCTGACCGGTGTATCCTGTAGCCATAACTATCTTGAGATTACACCAACCGATCGTGTGTCCGATGCGGCTATTCTTGCTGACTCTGTATTATTTGAAGATTATGTCATCAACCGTTACATGGGAATCCAGCAGACCAATAAAGAGGCGGAAGGAACACCTCCCGGATTTGGCCGGGGGTTTGAATATGCGCTGTGGTCATCCCTTACGGATGAATCAATGTACACCAATGATGATAATACTTGGCTTATTCAAAGAGGCCAGATCGCTCCGGAGAATACCGGTATTGCCGGCACGTTTTGGGGAAGGAGTTACAGAGGCATCCGTGACATCAATTATGCATTAAATCATATTAATGAGGTGCCTATGAGTGAAGGACTTAAAAACCGGTTGACAGGAGAACTGAAATTCCAGCGTGCCTTCAGATATTTTGATCTCATCCGTAATTATGGAAAGGTTGTTTTGGTCGGGGACAGAGTATATGATCTGACTGATGATTTTTCATCTACCGACTCCCTCTATGTACGTTCGTCTATAAAAGATGGTATTGCTTATGTGCGTACACAACTGGATGAGGCGGCAGGTTTACTGCCCGTGGATCACAGTAGCAGCAATTGGGCACTGGGAAGGGCCACAAAAGGGGCAGCTCTCGCGCTTAAATCCCGCTTACTGCTGTATGCAGCCAGTCCGCTCTATAATGCAGGCTCCTGGTCAGATGCGGCAAAAGCGGCTAAGGACGTGATGGAACTGCAACGGTACAGTCTCTATCAGGGTGGGTACGGAAAGATCTTTCTGACTCCGGACAATAACCCCGAAATTATCTTTGAGCGGTTATATGCGACAGGAGCTGTGCATGTAGCGCTGGAGATTGCCAATGGTCCCAATGGCTACGATGGATGGGGCGGTAATACGCCGCTTCAAAATCTGGTAGACGCTTATGAAATGGCGAATGGAAAGGCCATTACGGCAGTCGGATCGGGATATGATCCTGCTCACCCTTACGAGAATAGAGATCCCAGATTTTATGCCACAATTCTGTATAATGGAGCTCCTTACAGAGGAGATACGGTATGGACATATACACCGGGCGGGAAGGATAGTAAAGACGGGCCTTCGAATTGGAATACTTCCAAAACAGGTTATTATCTGAAAAAGTTTATGAATGATAACCTGCCAATTGTAAACCCCTGGGGAATAGCCGGAACACAACCCTGGATCTATTTCAGGTATGCGGAAATTCTGCTGAACTATGCAGAGGCACAGAATGAGGCGGCGGGGCCAGACAATTCTGTTTACAGTGCCATCAACCAAGTAAGGGAAAGAGCAGGGATGCCCGATTTGCCTGAAGGGCTGAGCCAAACCGAAATGCGCACAGCCATACGGTATGAACGTCAGGTAGAGCTTGCATTTGAGGAACACCGTTACTACGATGTCAGACGTTGGAAAATTGCAGAGGTGACAGAAAACGAACCTGCCTACGGTATCAGTGTGACTAAAGAGAACGGTATTTTTAAGTATACCAGGATCACAGCCTTATCCGGTAAGCATTTTGAAACCAAACAATACTGGCTGCCGATTCCAAGGGCAGAGATTTTGGCTTCAGACAATAAACTGGAACAAAATACCGGGTATGGCAATTAAAAAAGGATCAGACGGGCGTTTAATGGGCCATCCTATCCTAATTTTAAGCAACGGGTTATTTTTTAGAACTGAAACTGTTATAGATGAAACAATACCTCAGAGTCTTAATACAATGCTTCCTGTCGCTGTCCACTTTTGTTGTTACCCAAACGAGTGCCGCTTGGGGAGATAAAGCAGAACCTGCGGTATCAGATTTTAATAGGGATACCCTGGTAATCAGGGTAGAGCCGGACAGCACCTTTCAGGTAATAGATAATTTTGGCGCGAGCGATGCCTGGACCTGTCAGTATGTGGGCTGCTGGGACGATAAGGTTAAGAATAAAATAGCAGACCTGCTGTTCAGTATGGGTAAGAATGCCTCCGGGGATCCCAAGGGTATCGGGTTGTCGGCGTGGCGTTTTAATATCGGCGCCGGCAGCGGTCAGCAAGGTGAAAAAAGTGGCATTATGGATGTCTGGCGCCGCGCCGAAACTTTCCTTCAGGAAAATGGAATGTATGATTTTAACGGTGCTGCGGGACAAACCTGGTTTTTACGGGCCGCAAAACGCAGAGGTGTGTCCGAGTTTATCGGCTTCTGCAATAGTGCACCGTACATGATGACAAAAAATGGCCTGACATTTAGCACCGGCGGCCAGACAAATCTGGCACCTGGTCAATACGGCGCATTTTCCGATTACTTAATAAAGGTGGTTGACGGCATCAAGAAAAAAGCCGGTGTGGATCTGGATTATATAAGCCCGGTCAATGAACCTCAATGGGACTGGAGTGACAGCAGTCAGGAAGGAAGTCCTTACAGCAATAAAGAAATTGCTGCTTTGGCCAAAGTATTGGATGCCCGGTTAACCAAAGCCGGTTTGAAGACGAAGATTTCCCTGGCAGAGGCGGGCCAGCTCAATTATCTGTATGAAGGAGCGGGTAAGCCTCAGAGAGGCAGGCAGCTTCAATCATTTTTTTCTGGGAATGACAGTACTTCTTTACTGGGATTGGCTCATGTCGATCATTGTATTACAGCCCACAGTTATTTTACCACTTCTCCTTTTGGTGAGGCTATCAGGCAAAGGCAAAAGCTGGCCGATTCATTAAAAGTGCTTCAGTCCCATTCCGGTTTGAAAGACCTGCGATACTGGATGAGCGAGTACTGCATTCTGGGAGATAATTTTGGGGAGATAAATGGCGCTCACCGTGATTTGGGCATGGCGCCGGCTCTATATGTGGCTAAAGCCATTCATATGGATTTGACTTACGCAGAAGCCAGTGCCTGGCAATGGTGGTTAGGCATCTCTGCCTATGATTATAAAGACGGTCTTATTTATGTAGACAAAACGCAGCCGACAGGCAAGTTTTATGAAAGTAAGATGCTGTGGGCACTCGGTAATTACAGCCGGTTTGTTCGCCCGGGTTTTATACGGATCAACAGTGAGGTTAGCGGGAGAGCAGTAACTGATTCAAGTATTCTGGTAAGCAGTTTTAAAGACCGTGCAAGTGCAAAACTAGCACTGGTAATCGTGAATCTGGGAAATACACCTCGGGTAATTTCAGTTGGAAACGACCGTCATCTTAGGATCAGGAATAAGTATGTGACTTCTGTGAATTACAATCTGAAGCGTTTTAAGATAAAAAGGGGGAGAGACATTCAATTGCCATCAAGATCAGTAATAACGTTGACAGGTGTATATAGATAGAACTGCGCTAATAGCTATTTTTTCATGATAAAGAACTTTGAAATGGAACAGGGAAAAAAGATCCGCAAATATGACCATCGGGCAAATTGGGCTTTGCCGGCTGTTTTGCTGAAAGTATGCTGTTTATGCTGTTGGTACTTCGGAAGTACAATATCAGTTCTTTCCCAACTTCCGGCAGATGCCCGATTATTTAATGATGGGTGGGCATTCCACCTGGGGGATCTGGATCCATCATCCCTGTCAGAAAGTAGCAACGATACTTTGTGGCAGGCTATTACCCTTCCACAGGACTGGAGTATCAAAGGGCCTTTTAACCACCGATGGGCTAGCGCCACAGGTTATCTCCCGGGCGGTATCGGTTGGTATAGAAAGATTTTTAAGATCGGGAAAACTGAAACCGGCCTGCGACAGTATATTTATTTTGAAGGGGTGTATAAAAACAGTGCAGTTTGGCTAAACGGCCATCTTCTGGGCCAAAGACCTAATGGGTTTGTATCTTTTTATTATGACATGACGCCTTATCTGAAAGAAAATGGCTTGAATGAACTACTCGTAAAAGCAGATCATACTGATTTTGCAGATTCGAGATGGTATACTGGGTCAGGTATATATCGCAATGTCTATAAAGTGACGGCTCCGCCTGTACATATCCCGATCTGGGGCGTGAGTGTCGGGACGATGAAAGTTAAGGAGCGGACGGCCGAACTCGGAATACATATTGCCATTGAAAAACCCGTAAATGCTAAAGACAGGATCCGTATCGAAAACGTGCTGCTGGACGCTGACGGAAATAAAGTGTCGGCTATCCGTCAGGAGTGCCTGCTGGATACCTTGGATAACAGATCTGTTGACACCAGGATGGCGCTTGCGATGGCCAGGACATGGTCTACCGAAGATCCGTATTTATACCGTTTGGTTACCACACTGAAATTAAATGGGAAAAAACTAGGTCAGTACACGACGCCAGTAGGTATCCGTCAGGTAAGATTTACCGCGGATAGTGGACTTTTTCTGAACGGACATGCGTTAAAATTAAAGGGAGTCTGTCTACACGATGATGCCGGTAGTTTCGGGACGGCGGTACCTATGGCTGTCTGGAAGGAACGCCTGCGGTTACTGAAAGCAGCTGGCTGCAATGCGGTCAGAATGACACACAACCCTCATGCGCCGGGCATATATGATCTATGCGATCAGATGGGTTTTCTGGTTATCGATGAAGCTTTTGATGAATGGGAGCTGGGAAAACACAAATGGATCACAGGCTGGAATAATGGTGTACCTGGCACCGACGGTTATCATTCGGATTTTAAAAAGTGGTGGAAAACGGACCTTACTGATATGATCCGAAGAGACCGGAACCACCCTTCCATTATTATGTGGAGTATCGGTAATGAAATTGATTATCCGAATGACCCTTATTCAGATCCGGTACTTAATGAAGGTCATTATCCCCAGATTTATGGATCAGGTTTTATGCCGGAGCATCCTGCTGCCGCTGCCTTGGGCAGCATTGCGGAGGCGTTGGCCGGTGTTGTTAAAATTCTTGATCCGTCAAGACCCGTAACCGCAGGCCTTGCCGCTGTGATGATGGCAGATAAAGCAGGCTATACAGATGTGCTGGACGTAGCCGGATATAATTACCAGGAGTATCGATATGAAGCCGATCACAAAAAGTACCCCCGCAGGGTCATGTATGGGAGCGAGAACGGCCACGGGTACCGTGCGTGGAAAGCCGTAACGGAGCATCCGTTTATAATAGGCCAGTTTCTGTGGACCGGTGTAGATTATTTAGGCGAAGCCAGTAAATGGCCCAGTCATGGTAACGAAGCGGGCCTGATTGATCTGGCTGGATTTAAAAAGCCTGAGTACTATTTCCGGCAATCTATCTGGTCGGATCGGCCAATGGTATATCTGGGCACATCAAAATCATTCCGGCGGCTGGATCTCAAAAACGGCCGTCACGGGATGGCCAGACCGGTTTGGAATTATTTGTTGGGGGACACGGTGAATGTATACTGTTATACCAACTGTAAGCAGGCTACGCTTATGTTGAACGGCGTTGCCATAGGCACGCAGTCACAAAATGATTCTACACATGTAATCGTGTGGCGAATACCTTTTCAACCTGGAAAGCTGACAGTTACAGCAAGGGACCAGCGTGGGATCACCGTACAAGACAATATACAGACGGTCGGTAATCCCGATCATATTGAAACAACCCGACGTGCACTAGATAAATGCGCAGATGAAAATCAGATCTGTGTGGTAGATATACAGGTCGCTGATAAGGACGGGGCTACTGTCATGTCGGACAGCTCGGTCATACAGGTCGACGTTGCCGGAGGTGGTAGACTGATAGGCTTGGAAAACGGGAATGTCAGGGATGTTCAGCCTTATGGAGGCAATCGAAGAAAGGCCTATCATGGCCGTTTAAAAGCATATATTAAGGTGATACAAACCGGGAAAAGGATAAAGGTATCGGTTAATCACCCTAAGGTGGATACAATAAAACTGCAAAGCAGTGTGTTTGAAATTATGTAGGATTTTTATGAAAAATAACTCTTAGAGGTCGATGAATTATTCTATCGATCGGGGCGTTATTTAGCTGAGCGCTGCTTTAAAATCTATCATTTTAAAGCAGCGTTTTAAACAGCTGCTCATTTTATTACAATTGTTAATATGACGATAAATCTGTCAGATGAATGCGCATTTTAGTTAAAAACTCCCCTATTTATTACCATTTCACCCCTTAATTGTTAAAACTGACATAATTAATTTTGGCTTAACAGACAGGTGTAAAGTGATATTTCCTACATCCAAAACTGGCAGACGGGCCAAAATGTGAGATATCTTTTGGATATGGTGAAAATCAATCTAAATCAATTGTGATCTCTGATCAAACTGTATCTGGATAGTAGCTTTTTCACGCTGTCGACTGTTCGGGACTATTTGAAGTTCCAGGTGAGCAGCTCTGAAAATATTTTCATTTTTTAAAACTTAGTAAATGCAAAAAAAGAACGTAACGCCGAGAAGCAATTTGCGATGCTGGCCAGTTAAGTGTCAGAACTACTTTTATTTATGCAGTTTGTTGGTTTTTCTTCTGATAACAACCACTGCAATAAGTCAAAGCAGAGTTATTTCGGGACAAATCACCGATCCTGATGGTGCCCCCCTGGCTGGCACATCAATTAAAGTTACCGGTCTGTCTACCGGGACGGTTTCAGATAGTTTGGGTGTGTTTCATTTAAAAGTAAACCCTCCTGTTTCACTTGTGATATCTCGTTTGGGGTTCGTTACGAAAAATATCAACGTAACTGATCAGACAAATCTTAGCATTCAGTTGACAGTCAGTGATGAAAATAAGTTGGGCGATGTTGTCGTTGTCGGATATGGTACCCAAAAGAAAACCGACGTTACCGGTTCGATTACCTCAGTATCGGCTGATAGATTATCTAAAATTCCAGTGACCAATGTTATGCAATCTGTAGAAGGTGCCGTTCCCGGCCTGACAGTCACTTCTACTTCGGGTGTGCCAGGCAGTGCCCCTGCAGTGTTGGTAAGAGGCCAGAATTCGATAACAGCCGGCAGTGGTCCTTATATAATCGTTGATGGAATTCCTCTGATCAAAACAGTGGGCTCATCATTAAATGATATTAATCCAAATGATATTGAATCTGTTGTCGTGCTGAAAGATGCCTCTGCCACGGCAATTTATGGAACCCAGGGGTCTAATGGAGTCATTTTGGTGACGACGAAAAGGGGAAAAGCCGGCAAACCTCAGATTCGTTATAACGGTTATGCCGGTATTGAGAATATAGCCCATGTCCTTCAGCCAAGAGACGGCGCGTCCTATGTCCAGAAATATGCCGATTATCTGACGGCAACAGGACAGACGCAGTCCAGCCCTGTCCCCAATTATGGCGAATTGGATAATTATAACAATGATAAAACAACCGACTGGGTGAAAGAGGCAACAAGAACAGGGGTTCTGCAGGATCATAACCTCAGTGTTTCAGGCGGCTCAGACAAAGTCCATTACTATTTTGGTGGTGAATATCTTAAACAACGGGGCGTTGTCAGGGGATATCAATATCACCGGGCCGGATTCCGATCTAATCTGGATGTGAAAATAACTGACTTTCTAAAAATAGGGACTTCGTCATTTTTTACCGCAAATGACTATGGAGGTGGCCGGGCCAATTTGCTGAATGCAACGGCAATGAGCCCTTATGGCAATGAATTTAATGATGACGGTAGTTTTGCCATTTTTCCGATGTATCCAGAACTACTGTATTTGAATCCGCTTGTGGGGCTGACTACATCCAATATGAGTAAAACTGTGAACATTAATGCTAACGCCTATGCTGAAGTGGATTTTTCCAGCATATTGAAAGGACTCAGGTACCGATTGAATGCAGGTTACATATATTTTCCCGAAAGATATGCAACCTATACAGGCCGGCCGGCTAATGACATGCTTGGAACTGCCAGTGTGACCAATGCGCACACGTCAAATTATACCATTGAAAATCTATTGTATTACGACCTGGATTTTGGCAGTAGCCATCTGGATTTTACCGGCTTATACAGTGCTCAGCAGCGAAAGTACATGACGACTACCGCCGGAGCCAAAGGCTTCGTCAATGATGTATTGACCTATAATAATCTCGGAGCAGGGGCCACACAGACAAGTTCATCATACAGTGATCAGTATAGATTGAATTCCCAGATGATCCGTCTCAATTATAATTATGACAGCCGTTATTTGCTCACGTTTACTGCCCGCAGGGACGGATCCTCTGTGTTTGGGGCCAATACCAGTAAATACGGTATTTTTCCTTCGGCCGCTTTTGGCTGGAATATTTCCAACGAGGAGTTCATGAAAAAGGCTGGATTTGTCAATAACCTGAAACTCAGGGTGTCTTATGGTAAGACTGGTAACGAGGCGGTAGGTGTTTACAGGACGATTACGACGGACAATTCTATTCGTCAGCCTTTCGGTGGTATCAGCACCATTGGTGTGGTAGCGGGCAACCTGGGAAATGATAACCTGCATTGGGAGTCCACCAAAACATTTAATCTGGGTCTGGATTTCAGTCTGTTTAATCATCGCATTGAGGGCACCGTTGATTATTATAAAAACAATACATATGGGTTACTGTTGAGTCGGAGCCTGCCGATTATTACCGGTTACAGTTCTGTATTGGACAATATTGGAAAAACGGCGAATAAAGGCCTTGAGATCAGTCTTAATACCAGAAATATAGAGTGGGAGGAATTCGGTTGGGAAACCTCCATCGCATTCTCCACCAATAAAAATAAGGTCGTGGACTTATACGGCGATGACAAAGATGATTTGGGTAATAGATGGTTCCTTGGGCATCCTATCGGTGTTATTTATGACTATAAACTGGAAGGGGTCTGGCAGGAAGGCGAAGATCCTTCCAGTCAGGATCCGGGTGCCAAACCCGGGGATCTGAAATTTGCGGATCTAAACGGAGATCACCAGATCACCGCCGACGACAAATCCATTCTCGGTCAGACAACACCTAAATGGACAGGTGGTATAACCAATACATTCCATTATGGAAATGTCAGTTTGAGGATTTTTATTCAGACAGTTCAAGGGTTGATGAAAAACAATCCGGATCTAAACTATGGGGATGAGACAGGCAGACGCAATACGCCGGAGGATGTCGGCTACTGGACACCGGAAAATAAAAGCAACACCCGCCCTTCATTAGCCTATAATAATACCAGAGGATATGCATATCCTTCCAGTGCGAGCTACACCCGTCTGAAGGATGTAACACTGAGTTATGTTTTCTCACAGGACATGCTGGATAAATTGCATTTAGGTGGGCTCACACTATATGTAAGCGGCAGAAATCTGATCACAGATACCGAATGGATCGGATGGGACCCGGAATCTAACTATTCTACCAGAGGTTCAGGAGACTGGGTCAATAACTATCCGGTGACCAGATCCTTTGTCTTTGGAATGAATGTCTCACTTAAATAAAACTTTCTATAATGAAAAATATAATATTATCACTTGGATTTATCGGCTGTATTTTCAGTACATGGTCATGCAATAAAAGTTTTTTGGAAGAAACGCCACAGTCTTCCTATACACCGGTAACGTTGAAAGACTCTCTGGGGTTTCAGGCCGCTCTTGTCGGTTTATATAATCATCTGGAAAATTATTATTCCTGGTCTTCCCGCCAGGGATGGCCGGGCGTCTGGCAGGTTGGAACAGACGTGGCGAATTCGACCGCAAATCAGGAAGGTATTGAAATTCCCTATTATGATTATGGAAAATTGACGCCTACAGATGCAGCTTCACAACGTATCTGGACGTTGAACTATCAGATGATTAACCTGACCAACATTATTTTGGACAATGCAGACGCATCGGATCTGACGGGAGTATCCGACAATAACAAGAAGGCGATAGAAGCAGAAGCCAAGTTTTTCAGGGGATTTGCCTATAACTACCTGGCGACTCTCTATGGCGGTGTGCCATTATTAACGCACGCGCTTACAGGGCCTAAAACCGATTTTGTACGCGCCAATCTGGATTCTGTAAACCAGCTTATTGTGTCTGATCTGGAATATGCCAAGGCGAATCTGCCGGACATCGAAGATGTACCCACTAATACGAATGGCAAGTTGTATGGCCGGGCCAATAAGTATATGGCAATGCAATTACTGGCAAAGGTATATTTACGGATAGGAAAGCCAGATATGGCAGAGGGAAATACCCAGGCTATTATCAATAGCGGGCGGTTCAGCCTCGTGAAGCAACGCTATGGTGTCAAAGCTGGTCAACCCGGAGATCCTTTCTCTGATATGTTTGTTTATGGTAATGAACGCCGGAACCAGGGTAATACGGAAGCAATCTGGGTGCTCGAACTGGAAAACCCAAGTTCTGTTGTGGGCGGGATTTCTGATAATCCTCAGCAACGCAGGGTTTGGGGGGCGGCCTATTATAATATTAAAGGAATGGTGATCTGTGATTCTCTGGGAGGAAGAGGGATTGCCCGACTCAGGCTGAGCAATTGGGTGCTTTATGGCCTTTATCAAAACGGAGATATGCGGAATTCTCAATACAATATCAGACGCCATTATTATTATAATGATCCCGCCAGTGACAAATATGGACAGATGGTGCCTTACACCGGAACTGATACATTATTTAAGATCTGCCCCAGTACGACAAAATGGGGGCAGTTTGATCCCAATGATGTGTTTGGATATGCCATGATTAAGGATTTTATTTTGATGCGCCTTGGAGAAACCTATTTATTGCAGGCCGAAGCTCAGTTTGATCAGGGTAAGCTTGCGGAAGCTGCGGCCAGCATTAATGTGTTGAGAGCCCGGTCTTTCCCTGATTATCCAATAAGCGGTAAAGTCGACGCAGGAGATATCACGCTTGACTTTATTTTAGACGAAAGGGCAAGGGAGTTGGTCGGAGAGGAAAACAGGCGTTTGACGCTCATGCGTACTAAAACGCTGGTGGAGAGAGTTAAAAGATTAAACCTGAATGACGCACAACACCCTGTTACAGGGATTAGTAAAACGAACCTGCTACTTCCAATCCCGCTGGACGAGATTCAGTTGAATAAGGATGGGGTGCTGGAGCAAAATCCTGGTTATAATTAGCGGACATAATATGTGATTCTGATAAAATAAATTATGGAGACATTTAGTTTGATAACTGCCGAGAAGCATAAAACAATGCTACATATATTGAGTGATGCAACATGAAAACAACAGGCAGTGAGGAGCACTCTTTACTGCCATTGTTGCATCTTGTTTTCAGAGCGCTGGTAAAAACATACATGTGCATATCAAAAGAGTAACAACTCACCGTGGCCGGAAATGTAAGAATACTGACCCTCAGCCGAAAAAAGGAGGTGATACGGCCTCTGTTATCCGGAACTGAAAGAGAGGCAATGCCATTACTAATAGATTTAAGAAAACATCTGGCAGGTTTGGTGCGCGGCCGTACGCTAAACAAAAACAGGCGAAAGCGGCTTCGCAGGGAGAATTTGTGGGAAACGAAGCAAAAAACATCCAATGGAGAATGCTTTATGCATTGCTGAGATCTCACAATATCCTATCTTCATTTCATGAAAATGACACAAACTGCAGGCTGGCAGTTATGGATACGGCTGTTTAAAAACAAGGGAGCCATATTTGGTCTGGTGGTTATATTTGCCTCCTTATTTATTGCCGTATTCGCTTATTTTCTGGCTCCGGACGGCTCTCCCAATGCCAACAGAATGATACCGGCCATTGCTAATAAGAAGCCAGGTTTTCATATGCAATTTTTAAAAGTAAGGGTCACTAAGACACCCGAAAAAACCGGATTCTGGCGTAAGTTATTAAACGGGCAGTCAGATGGATTCCGATATATTCCTTTGACTTCGGTTAGGCGACAAGGCGATATTTATCACATACAACAATATATCGACGAGGATATATCAGAGCCGGCCGTTTATGACGCCCGTCAGCTGGCGGATCCGGCAATCGTGGAGCTACATTTTCGTTTGGGCACGGATAAATTTGGCAGGGATATTCTGAGCCGGCTCATACTTGGAACAAGAGTCAGTCTGGCCGTAGGGTTAGTGGCCGTGCTGCTTTCACTTACTGTAGGCATATTTTTGGGGGCGGTGGCTGGTTACTTCGGCGGCAAGACCGACAATGCCGTAATGTGGCTCATTAATGTGGTCTGGTCTATTCCTACCTTACTATTGGTATTTGCACTGACGCTGGCATTGGGGAAAGGATTCTGGCAGGTATTTATCGCCGTGGGGCTGTCTCTGTGGGTGAGTGTGGCACGGCTTGTCAGGGGACAGGTGCTGTCTATGAAGTCCCTGGAATATATTGAAGCGGCAAAGGTTTTAGGATTCAGTAATACCCGGATTATTATAAAGCATTTACTTCCTAATATCATTGGCCCTGTCCTGGTGATCGCCGCCAGTAATTTTGCCTCTGCCATCATCATTGAGGCAGGGCTGAGTTTTTTGGGATTAGGTGTTCAGCCGCCCATGTCCAGTTGGGGATTAATGATAAAAGAGAATTACAACTTTATTATCACCAGCAATCCCGCGCTGGCCCTGATTCCGGGTGTCGCCATTATGCTATTGGTCCTGGCTTTTAATTTACTTGGTAACGGGCTTAGAGATGCCACTGACACGGCTTCCGTTACCACAGCTTCCTGATCGTAATCTCCTTATGGATACTGATGCGGTTTAGCTCTTTCGTACTGAATAGGATATTTAGCATCACCGTCGAGTATCATTTGTGCATGAAGCGGAAAATACGGGTCCCGTAAAAGTGCCCTGGCCATCAATATTACATCTGCGCTTCCATCCTTTAAAATATTTTCTGCTTGGCGGGCTTCAGTAATCAGGCCCACCGCGCCCGTTTTGAGGCCAGATCCCTGTTTTATTTCTCTGGCAAAGCGCACCTGATAACCAGGTTCTATCGGGATCTGAACATTGGGGATCAGGCCTCCGGTAGAAGTATCTATAAGTTCCACACCTTGTTGTTGTAATTTGTTAGCGAGTCGGACGGACTGCTCGGATGTCCAGCCACCCTCTGCCCAATCTGTTGCAGAAATGCGTACCCAAAGACTTTGGTGGCTGGTCAACTGCGAACTGACGCTGTGGGTGATCTCCTGCAGAAAGCGAATGCGGTTCTCAAAACTGCCTCCGTATTCATCTTCTCTTTGGTTGCTGATTGGCGAGAGGAACTGATGTGCCAGATAACCATGAGCGCCGTGAATCTCGATAACATCAAATCCCGCTTCTACGGCACGTCTGGCTGCGTGGGCAAAGGCCTCAATCAAAGATTCTATTTGTGTAACGGTCAGCACCAGCGGAGGTTCATCACCGGTATTAAAGGGCAGGGCAGAAGGGGCCAGTGTTTTCCAGCCGCCGGTGGAGGGCGTGAGTTGTGTCC containing:
- a CDS encoding ABC transporter permease; protein product: MKMTQTAGWQLWIRLFKNKGAIFGLVVIFASLFIAVFAYFLAPDGSPNANRMIPAIANKKPGFHMQFLKVRVTKTPEKTGFWRKLLNGQSDGFRYIPLTSVRRQGDIYHIQQYIDEDISEPAVYDARQLADPAIVELHFRLGTDKFGRDILSRLILGTRVSLAVGLVAVLLSLTVGIFLGAVAGYFGGKTDNAVMWLINVVWSIPTLLLVFALTLALGKGFWQVFIAVGLSLWVSVARLVRGQVLSMKSLEYIEAAKVLGFSNTRIIIKHLLPNIIGPVLVIAASNFASAIIIEAGLSFLGLGVQPPMSSWGLMIKENYNFIITSNPALALIPGVAIMLLVLAFNLLGNGLRDATDTASVTTAS
- a CDS encoding RagB/SusD family nutrient uptake outer membrane protein, with the translated sequence MKNIILSLGFIGCIFSTWSCNKSFLEETPQSSYTPVTLKDSLGFQAALVGLYNHLENYYSWSSRQGWPGVWQVGTDVANSTANQEGIEIPYYDYGKLTPTDAASQRIWTLNYQMINLTNIILDNADASDLTGVSDNNKKAIEAEAKFFRGFAYNYLATLYGGVPLLTHALTGPKTDFVRANLDSVNQLIVSDLEYAKANLPDIEDVPTNTNGKLYGRANKYMAMQLLAKVYLRIGKPDMAEGNTQAIINSGRFSLVKQRYGVKAGQPGDPFSDMFVYGNERRNQGNTEAIWVLELENPSSVVGGISDNPQQRRVWGAAYYNIKGMVICDSLGGRGIARLRLSNWVLYGLYQNGDMRNSQYNIRRHYYYNDPASDKYGQMVPYTGTDTLFKICPSTTKWGQFDPNDVFGYAMIKDFILMRLGETYLLQAEAQFDQGKLAEAAASINVLRARSFPDYPISGKVDAGDITLDFILDERARELVGEENRRLTLMRTKTLVERVKRLNLNDAQHPVTGISKTNLLLPIPLDEIQLNKDGVLEQNPGYN
- a CDS encoding SusC/RagA family TonB-linked outer membrane protein, coding for MQKKNVTPRSNLRCWPVKCQNYFYLCSLLVFLLITTTAISQSRVISGQITDPDGAPLAGTSIKVTGLSTGTVSDSLGVFHLKVNPPVSLVISRLGFVTKNINVTDQTNLSIQLTVSDENKLGDVVVVGYGTQKKTDVTGSITSVSADRLSKIPVTNVMQSVEGAVPGLTVTSTSGVPGSAPAVLVRGQNSITAGSGPYIIVDGIPLIKTVGSSLNDINPNDIESVVVLKDASATAIYGTQGSNGVILVTTKRGKAGKPQIRYNGYAGIENIAHVLQPRDGASYVQKYADYLTATGQTQSSPVPNYGELDNYNNDKTTDWVKEATRTGVLQDHNLSVSGGSDKVHYYFGGEYLKQRGVVRGYQYHRAGFRSNLDVKITDFLKIGTSSFFTANDYGGGRANLLNATAMSPYGNEFNDDGSFAIFPMYPELLYLNPLVGLTTSNMSKTVNINANAYAEVDFSSILKGLRYRLNAGYIYFPERYATYTGRPANDMLGTASVTNAHTSNYTIENLLYYDLDFGSSHLDFTGLYSAQQRKYMTTTAGAKGFVNDVLTYNNLGAGATQTSSSYSDQYRLNSQMIRLNYNYDSRYLLTFTARRDGSSVFGANTSKYGIFPSAAFGWNISNEEFMKKAGFVNNLKLRVSYGKTGNEAVGVYRTITTDNSIRQPFGGISTIGVVAGNLGNDNLHWESTKTFNLGLDFSLFNHRIEGTVDYYKNNTYGLLLSRSLPIITGYSSVLDNIGKTANKGLEISLNTRNIEWEEFGWETSIAFSTNKNKVVDLYGDDKDDLGNRWFLGHPIGVIYDYKLEGVWQEGEDPSSQDPGAKPGDLKFADLNGDHQITADDKSILGQTTPKWTGGITNTFHYGNVSLRIFIQTVQGLMKNNPDLNYGDETGRRNTPEDVGYWTPENKSNTRPSLAYNNTRGYAYPSSASYTRLKDVTLSYVFSQDMLDKLHLGGLTLYVSGRNLITDTEWIGWDPESNYSTRGSGDWVNNYPVTRSFVFGMNVSLK
- a CDS encoding NADH:flavin oxidoreductase/NADH oxidase; its protein translation is MSHLFSPLSLKHLTLKNRLVVAAMCQYSSVDGFANDWHLVHLGARAVGGAALVITEAAAVTPEGRISPEDLGIWQDAHIEKLKQITAFIHDQGALAGIQLAHAGRKASTMVPWKGRTQLTPSTGGWKTLAPSALPFNTGDEPPLVLTVTQIESLIEAFAHAARRAVEAGFDVIEIHGAHGYLAHQFLSPISNQREDEYGGSFENRIRFLQEITHSVSSQLTSHQSLWVRISATDWAEGGWTSEQSVRLANKLQQQGVELIDTSTGGLIPNVQIPIEPGYQVRFAREIKQGSGLKTGAVGLITEARQAENILKDGSADVILMARALLRDPYFPLHAQMILDGDAKYPIQYERAKPHQYP